One Salmo trutta chromosome 19, fSalTru1.1, whole genome shotgun sequence genomic window carries:
- the mlxipl gene encoding LOW QUALITY PROTEIN: carbohydrate-responsive element-binding protein (The sequence of the model RefSeq protein was modified relative to this genomic sequence to represent the inferred CDS: inserted 1 base in 1 codon): MAIGKIVSPKWKSFKGLRLLWRDKIRLNNGIWRDKIPWFIQYLEKRKNXPLEGSEADAHRKPKLVLEGSYWKRRIELVIREYRKWRIYYRKRLQKNKMVFLSMLQKGQICRAELEKWSSQKCQEPEVMPEEAHMFDLDCFLSDTSDTLFTMTQKPCPGANDGHNTYTSNADMIQPGLTSLQPNLDDFMDIPDIFMSYRGQSLERLDQQAGYPDFESSSCGPFSSLSTPVVTAPQSNVYTQLAQPNLSSNSGPGYHSHPLTSDMTFNPINNLKFKGHQQQDYYIEYHPPGMVSGVVPSYGHQPYPGAAISMATTNIQQQGDGTKGHRSSSPNSPHCSSSMHIGRSGSQLQPGSPWSSGIPQLTSIHCQTSTLGHTGFHTGFHTGTSHGSAVSAFLTQDSTHTNTPLLIPKKEKLSPVQIYGSEITSLTVSFSRHSGQTSPTNLLEREFNPESPPELSKMESNKTQSRGITHISAEKNRRFNIKLGFDTLHSLVTTMSSQPSIKISKAMTLQKTAEYISKIQQERAQLHEEAQRLRGQILLLNSAINVYQLQLPVTGVPITCQRLDHMREKFREYVRVQTLHNWNFWIFSIMVEPLFESYNRMVSAVSVEDLCRTTLSWLDQHCSLPALRPMVLSSLRLLSTSTSILTDPSLVPEQATHAVTQDHAPSTWPINTPSTWPINTPSTWPINTPSTWPINTPSTWPINTPSTWPINTPSTWPINTPTTWPINRENTQPI, translated from the exons atggcaAT TGGTAAAATAGTCTCTCCAAAGTGGAAGTCTTTCAAAGGCCTGCGGCTGCTCTGGAGAGACAAGATCCGTCTGAACAATGGGATCTGGAGAGACAAGATCC CTTGGTTCATTCAGT ACTTGGAGAAGAGGAAGA CCCCTCTGGAGGGCTCTGAGGCCGACGCCCACCGCAAACCTAAACTAG TTCTAGAAGGCAGCTACTGGAAGCGTAGGATTGAGTTAGTGATCAGAGAATACCGCAAGTGGAGGATCTATTACAGGAAGAGG CTTCAGAAAAACAAAATGGTCTTTTTGTCAATGCTACAGAAA GGTCAGATCTGCAGAGCGGAGTTGGAGAAATGGTCCAGTCAGAAGTGCCAGGAGCCTGAGGTCATGCCAGAGGAGGCCCACATGTTTGACCTGGACTGCTTCCTGTCCGACACCTCCGACACCCTGTTCACCATGACCCAGAAGCCCTGCCCTGGAGCCAATGACGGACACAACA CGTATACCAGCAACGCTGACATGATCCAGCCAGGTCTCACCTCACTGCAGCCCAATCTGGACGACTTCATGGATATCCCAG ATATCTTTATGAGCTATCGGGGACAGTCGTTGGAGCGGCTGGACCAGCAGGCTGGTTATCCTGACTTTGAGAGCTCCTCATGCGGGCCTTTCTCCTCTCTGTCGACCCCTGTGGTGACCGCTCCTCAGTCAAACGTCTACACACAACTAGCTCAG CCCAACCTCTCGTCCAACTCAGGCCCTGGCTACCACAGTCATCCCCTGACCTCTGACATGACTTTCAACCCCATCAACAACCTTAAATTCAAAGGTCACCAACAACAGGATTACTACATCGAGTATCACCCTCCCGGCATGGTATCAGGGGTCGTCCCCTCTTATGGACACCAGCCTTACCCCGGCGCCGCCATCTCCATGGCAACCACTAACATACAACAGCAAGGAGACGGAACCAAAGGTCACAGGTCAAGCTCTCCCAACTCCCCA CATTGTAGCAGCAGCATGCATATTGGAAGGTCTGGATCTCAGCTGCAGCCTGGGTCTCCCTGGTCTTCAGGGATCCCACAGCTGACATCAATACACTGCCAGACGTCCACCCTGGGCCACACTGGGTTCCACACTGGGTTCCACACTGGCACCTCCCACGGTTCTGCTGTCTCTGCCTTCCTCACCCAGGACTCAACGCACACTAACACACCCCTCCTCATCCCCAAGAAAGAGAAACTCTCCCCTGTACAGATCTACGGCTCTGAGATAACTAGTTTAACAG tgAGCTTTTCAAGACACTCAGGCCAGACGTCCCCAACCAACCTTCTAGAAAGAGAATTCAACCCTGAGTCTCCACCTGAACTTTCCAAAATGGAGTCAAACAAG ACACAGTCCAGGGGGATAACTCACATCTCTGCTGAGAAAAACAGACGTTTCAACATCAAGCTAGGCTTTGATACTCTGCACAGTCTCGTCACCACGATGAGCTCTCAGCCAAGTATAAAG ATCAGCAAGGCCATGACGCTACAGAAGACAGCAGAGTACATCAGTAAGATTCAGCAGGAGAGAGCTCAGCTGCACGAGGAGGCTCAGAGACTCAGAGGCCAGATTCTGCTCCTTAACTCTGCCATCAA TGTGTACCAGCTGCAGCTGCCCGTCACTGGCGTGCCCATCACCTGCCAACGCTTGGACCACATGAGGGAGAAGTTCAGAGAGTACGTCCGGGTACAGACACTACACAACTGGAACTTCTGGATT TTCAGCATCATGGTAGAGCCCCTGTTTGAGTCCTATAACAGGATGGTGTCTGCAGTCAGTGTAGAGGATCTGTGTCGTACTACTCTGTCCTGGCTGGACCAGCACTGCTCCCTACCTGCCCTCAGACCCA TGGTCCTTAGCTCACTCCGTCTCCTCAGCACATCCACGTCCATCCTGACAGACCCCAGTCTGGTCCCAGAGCAGGCCACCCATGCAGTCACCCAG GACCATGCCCCCTCCACGTGGCCCATCAACACCCCTTCCACGTGGCCCATTAACACCCCTTCCACGTGGCCCATCAACACCCCTTCCACGTGGCCCATCAACACCCCTTCCACGTGGCCCATCAACACCCCTTCCACGTGGCCCATCAACACCCCTTCCACGTGGCCCATCAACACCCCCACCACGTGGCCCATCAACAGGGAAAACACACAGCCCATTTGA